One part of the Spirochaetota bacterium genome encodes these proteins:
- a CDS encoding CoA-transferase → MGKFSFNEEALKNLKITDTSILERLVDFEDARRFHLNKDRSRKDKRMSLKEAVAEYVHDGDIMTDGGFCYVRTSIQSYFEVIRQQKKNLQFCSSPNTNHSYMINAGCCRYSHNSYLGAEMRGIDRNYARQLKAGKVTILSEWSHGTMAQGFKAAQLGLPGVFSKQLLGSDMLKYNPYVKVMQNPIRSDSDPVVFIPAIYPDVSIIHVHAADKKGNARFFGPAINDIAMAAATRKLIITAEEIVPESDIRYNNKGVYIPAMYVDAVVELPFGAVPGQMPGCYYWSRQWWEMAFRYAMKSDENFQHFLEYWVYGVKDQYEFIEKLGGAKWIAESRRLTKAEEYDNEDIGVDFDYEEYTSGEWPEDMSKMRFY, encoded by the coding sequence ATGGGAAAATTCAGCTTTAATGAAGAAGCACTTAAAAATCTCAAAATCACTGATACCTCAATTCTTGAGAGGTTGGTAGATTTTGAGGATGCGCGAAGGTTCCATTTGAATAAGGACAGATCGCGCAAAGATAAAAGAATGTCTTTAAAGGAAGCTGTTGCTGAATACGTCCATGATGGTGATATCATGACTGATGGCGGCTTTTGTTATGTTCGCACTTCTATTCAATCATATTTTGAAGTTATACGACAACAGAAGAAGAACCTGCAGTTTTGTAGTTCACCAAATACCAATCACTCATACATGATTAATGCAGGCTGTTGCCGTTATTCGCACAATTCTTATCTGGGTGCTGAAATGCGAGGTATTGACCGCAACTATGCCCGTCAACTCAAAGCTGGCAAAGTAACTATACTTTCTGAGTGGAGTCATGGAACAATGGCGCAGGGATTTAAAGCAGCACAATTGGGTTTGCCAGGGGTATTCTCCAAGCAACTTTTAGGTTCTGATATGCTGAAATATAATCCGTATGTTAAGGTTATGCAGAATCCAATAAGAAGTGATTCTGATCCCGTGGTATTTATTCCAGCAATATATCCTGATGTATCCATTATTCATGTTCATGCTGCTGATAAAAAAGGAAATGCGCGTTTCTTTGGGCCAGCAATAAATGACATAGCAATGGCTGCAGCAACCCGTAAACTAATTATTACCGCAGAAGAGATAGTTCCTGAAAGTGATATACGATACAACAACAAGGGTGTATATATTCCAGCAATGTATGTAGATGCAGTGGTTGAGTTGCCTTTTGGTGCAGTGCCCGGTCAAATGCCTGGCTGCTATTACTGGTCACGTCAGTGGTGGGAAATGGCTTTCAGGTATGCAATGAAGTCAGATGAAAACTTCCAGCACTTCCTTGAATACTGGGTTTATGGTGTAAAGGATCAGTATGAATTTATAGAAAAGTTGGGTGGTGCAAAATGGATTGCTGAATCACGCCGATTAACCAAAGCTGAAGAGTATGATAATGAAGACATCGGTGTTGATTTTGATTATGAAGAATACACCAGTGGTGAATGGCCTGAAGATATGAGCAAAATGAGATTCTATTAA
- a CDS encoding HAD-IIA family hydrolase, whose amino-acid sequence MKVDRGYQKSFLIDIDGVIVRGSSLITGAKDFIDKLKKGSYPFLFLTNNSYYTPKELSERFFALGLDVDEDRFYTSAMATASFLVYQKPGCSAYVIGGKGLIQELEKNGIVITYKNPDYVIIGETEEYDYARIIEATYLIQEGARFIATNPDLTGPTQRGPVPACGALVAPIERVTGVRPYFLGKPNPAMMYWARKKLNVHSANCFMIGDRMDTDILGGSEAGMTCILVLSGVTTLAMVDRFPYQPDYIFEHVGEIDPDAILSRRERVKE is encoded by the coding sequence ATGAAAGTTGACAGGGGATATCAAAAATCGTTTTTAATTGATATCGATGGTGTAATTGTAAGAGGAAGCTCACTTATTACTGGTGCAAAGGATTTTATTGATAAGCTCAAGAAAGGTAGTTACCCCTTTTTATTTTTAACAAATAATTCATATTATACACCTAAAGAGCTTTCAGAAAGGTTTTTTGCTTTGGGACTGGATGTTGATGAGGACAGATTTTACACGTCAGCTATGGCAACTGCAAGTTTTCTTGTGTATCAGAAGCCTGGTTGTTCTGCATACGTCATTGGAGGAAAAGGGTTGATTCAGGAACTGGAAAAGAATGGTATTGTTATTACGTATAAAAACCCTGATTACGTAATCATTGGCGAAACTGAAGAATATGACTATGCCCGTATTATAGAAGCCACGTACCTTATACAGGAAGGAGCACGGTTTATTGCTACTAACCCTGATTTAACCGGCCCAACACAACGTGGTCCGGTACCTGCCTGTGGTGCGCTGGTAGCACCAATTGAAAGAGTTACTGGTGTAAGGCCTTATTTTTTAGGGAAACCCAATCCTGCAATGATGTATTGGGCACGTAAAAAGCTGAATGTTCACTCGGCAAATTGTTTTATGATTGGAGATAGGATGGATACTGATATTTTAGGAGGCTCTGAAGCTGGAATGACATGTATTCTTGTTCTTTCTGGTGTAACAACATTGGCAATGGTTGATAGATTCCCTTATCAACCAGATTATATATTTGAACATGTTGGCGAAATTGACCCCGATGCAATACTATCCCGTCGTGAAAGAGTCAAAGAGTAG
- a CDS encoding PHP domain-containing protein has translation MELIDLHCHTTASDGIYSPTGIIDYAIAHNVSVLAITDHDSIDGLAEALDYAKQKSFTLIPGIEFSIDFHHGSFHLVGMGIDYTNADLRYELEHLQMLRKQRIYKIIKDLQLHGIDVTDEEVDKEALGNSPGRPHVARVLVKKGYAPTVSDVFTRFMVKGKPGYVKKEKINFHRALQLIKASGGIAIVAHPVSLGFSTWDDCEQLIKEFFDAGVAGIEVYSAMHGDEDVTHLLHIAKKYSLLISGGSDFHGDKNESMGYYGEGKPIPVELAKQFLKMV, from the coding sequence ATGGAGCTAATTGATCTACATTGTCACACAACAGCATCCGATGGGATCTATTCACCAACAGGTATTATTGATTATGCAATTGCACATAATGTCAGCGTGCTTGCTATTACTGACCACGATTCTATTGATGGGTTAGCTGAGGCTCTTGATTATGCAAAACAAAAATCATTTACGCTCATACCTGGCATAGAGTTCAGTATAGATTTTCATCATGGTTCATTTCATCTGGTGGGTATGGGAATTGATTATACCAATGCTGATTTACGGTATGAGTTAGAGCATCTGCAAATGTTGCGAAAACAAAGGATATATAAAATTATAAAAGATTTGCAGCTACATGGCATCGATGTTACCGATGAAGAGGTTGATAAAGAAGCTCTGGGCAATTCCCCTGGTAGGCCACATGTTGCTCGTGTGCTGGTGAAAAAAGGATATGCACCAACAGTGAGTGATGTTTTTACTCGGTTTATGGTAAAAGGAAAACCGGGATACGTTAAGAAAGAAAAAATAAATTTTCACCGCGCTTTACAGCTTATTAAAGCAAGTGGTGGAATTGCAATTGTTGCACATCCTGTGTCTCTTGGTTTTTCTACATGGGATGACTGTGAACAATTAATCAAAGAATTTTTTGATGCTGGTGTAGCAGGGATTGAAGTGTATTCAGCAATGCATGGTGATGAAGATGTAACACATCTTTTACATATTGCAAAAAAATATTCTTTGCTTATTTCCGGTGGAAGTGATTTCCATGGAGATAAGAACGAATCCATGGGATACTATGGTGAAGGCAAGCCTATACCAGTAGAATTGGCAAAACAATTTTTGAAAATGGTATGA
- a CDS encoding SLC13 family permease, with the protein MYYIALLIFIITYSGIIFTRLPWVNVDRPSAAYFGAVAMILTGVLSFEEAILAIDFNTIALLLGMMIVIATLELDGFFAFIAQKTISFSKTPLQLLWIITFTTGIASAFLVNDAVVLMFTPIIISICRSAQLDPKPYLIAEILASNVGSTMTITGNPQNMLIGIYSGIPYIYFLLHLLPVSIIGMIIIVMCIKRMYSHTFETQQVLYYSQNDYEYNLSSIIFSVPIFILITFFFLLHHVLDISIPLIALTGSSLILLLGKIKPSRIIKEIDWVLLLFFASLFIVVKGAEKAGILSLFLKFSHFTDNLSSITLLHAISLVFSQIVSNVPYVILLGPTLQYSNSKIIWLALASSSTLAGNATIIGAMANLIVLESAAKSGVKISFMEFLKPGILVTIITLILSIAVLYLYSVTNSL; encoded by the coding sequence ATGTATTATATTGCGTTACTCATATTTATAATAACCTATTCAGGAATAATTTTCACGCGCCTTCCCTGGGTTAATGTTGACAGGCCATCAGCTGCTTATTTTGGCGCTGTTGCTATGATTTTAACAGGAGTGCTTTCTTTTGAAGAAGCCATTCTTGCTATTGATTTTAACACTATAGCTCTGTTACTGGGTATGATGATAGTCATAGCAACATTAGAACTGGATGGCTTTTTTGCCTTTATTGCACAAAAGACTATATCTTTTTCCAAAACCCCCTTACAGCTTTTATGGATCATTACGTTCACTACTGGTATTGCAAGCGCATTTCTGGTTAATGATGCAGTTGTCCTGATGTTTACCCCTATTATAATATCAATATGCAGATCAGCACAACTGGACCCAAAACCATATCTAATAGCCGAAATATTGGCTTCTAATGTGGGCAGCACAATGACAATCACAGGTAATCCTCAGAATATGCTTATTGGCATTTATTCAGGCATTCCCTATATATATTTTCTTCTTCATCTGCTGCCAGTTTCAATTATTGGGATGATAATTATTGTAATGTGCATCAAACGTATGTATTCACATACTTTTGAAACACAGCAGGTACTGTATTATAGCCAGAACGACTACGAATATAACCTGTCATCCATAATATTTTCTGTCCCAATTTTTATTCTTATCACATTCTTTTTTCTTCTTCATCACGTTCTTGATATATCAATCCCACTGATTGCGCTGACTGGCAGTTCATTAATTTTACTATTGGGCAAAATCAAGCCATCAAGAATAATAAAAGAGATAGACTGGGTTTTATTGTTGTTCTTTGCATCACTATTTATAGTAGTCAAAGGTGCTGAAAAAGCTGGAATCCTGTCACTATTCTTGAAGTTTTCTCACTTTACTGACAACCTGTCCAGCATAACCCTTTTACATGCTATCAGCCTTGTATTTTCACAAATAGTCAGCAATGTACCGTATGTGATTTTATTAGGGCCTACATTACAATATAGTAACAGCAAGATTATATGGTTAGCGCTGGCTTCATCATCAACGCTGGCTGGTAATGCAACAATAATTGGGGCAATGGCAAATCTGATTGTGCTGGAATCAGCAGCAAAATCAGGTGTTAAAATAAGCTTTATGGAATTCTTAAAGCCTGGAATACTTGTTACAATAATAACATTGATACTATCAATAGCCGTATTATATCTGTATTCAGTGACTAACTCCCTGTAA
- a CDS encoding CoA-transferase, with the protein MGNRSDKPMNPLEMLAYILSKQIKDHEVVYIGTGLPMIAGILARKTHAPNIVLVYESGAQDPMEGALPWSVGGPATWRKSPLIMEMAYSFGQLYNGYVDKAFLGFAQIDMYGNVNTHMIGKDFLKPDHRLTGSGGNNDLSSLAESMILVGLQSPQKFVPKVDFITSPGFLDGGDSRKKAGLLGNGPVCVISQAAVFDFEPETKRMRVKSLHPGVSFDLCQLACGFELLKPEGEIPVTEVPSKEILEILRNEVDPRGVFTSIPGM; encoded by the coding sequence ATGGGAAATAGATCTGATAAACCAATGAATCCATTAGAAATGCTTGCATATATTTTATCAAAGCAGATAAAAGATCATGAAGTAGTTTATATTGGGACAGGGTTGCCAATGATTGCCGGCATACTGGCACGCAAGACCCATGCACCAAATATTGTACTGGTGTATGAATCAGGTGCACAGGACCCAATGGAAGGAGCACTCCCATGGTCAGTAGGTGGCCCTGCAACATGGCGCAAGTCGCCATTAATCATGGAAATGGCGTATTCATTTGGCCAGTTATACAATGGCTATGTTGATAAAGCCTTTTTGGGATTTGCACAGATTGACATGTATGGCAATGTAAATACCCACATGATTGGTAAAGATTTCTTGAAACCTGATCACCGCTTAACCGGTTCTGGTGGCAATAATGACCTTTCCTCACTGGCTGAAAGTATGATTCTTGTTGGATTGCAGTCACCACAAAAATTTGTTCCTAAAGTTGATTTTATTACTTCACCAGGATTTTTGGATGGTGGGGATAGCAGAAAGAAAGCCGGGTTATTGGGCAACGGACCTGTATGCGTCATATCTCAGGCTGCAGTGTTTGATTTTGAACCTGAAACAAAGCGTATGAGAGTCAAATCACTGCATCCGGGGGTATCATTTGATCTGTGCCAGTTAGCTTGTGGATTTGAACTGCTGAAACCTGAAGGAGAAATTCCTGTAACTGAAGTTCCATCTAAGGAAATACTTGAAATATTACGCAATGAAGTTGATCCACGCGGAGTGTTTACAAGCATTCCAGGCATGTAA
- a CDS encoding transposase: MARKLRVQLPGLTYHITSRCIEWKSMLQEDYFKSCFVEILNKAKAKYHFKLIAFCIMDNHIHLVIHTVDDGAPISRIVQYIKARFAEVYNKVTGRTGPFWNERYKDSIIQFAKDGFHYLLWLLWYLAHNPIRKRVCSDPTTYTYSSIQAYLDENADVGVPIDHHEYFLELGETFARRVAVFMKYEEYYRKKYSMILGWV; encoded by the coding sequence ATGGCACGGAAATTGCGTGTACAGCTACCAGGGTTAACCTATCACATCACTTCCCGCTGCATAGAGTGGAAATCTATGTTGCAGGAAGACTATTTTAAGTCATGCTTTGTAGAAATACTAAACAAAGCAAAGGCTAAGTATCACTTTAAGCTCATTGCCTTCTGTATTATGGATAATCACATACATTTAGTTATTCACACAGTAGATGATGGTGCACCAATATCCCGTATTGTACAGTATATTAAGGCACGGTTTGCTGAAGTTTATAATAAGGTAACCGGTAGAACCGGACCCTTCTGGAATGAGCGGTATAAGGATAGCATTATACAGTTTGCAAAAGATGGATTTCACTATTTATTGTGGTTGTTGTGGTATTTAGCGCATAATCCCATACGAAAAAGAGTATGCTCTGACCCTACTACATACACTTACAGCAGTATACAGGCATATTTAGATGAAAATGCCGATGTAGGTGTACCAATAGACCATCATGAGTATTTTTTAGAGTTAGGGGAAACCTTTGCCAGGAGGGTGGCTGTGTTCATGAAGTATGAGGAATATTATCGAAAGAAGTATTCCATGATACTTGGGTGGGTGTAA
- a CDS encoding STAS domain-containing protein: protein MQIDIHKEGPLLIFTLNGRYDISEVHNFETVYRHHIEDNPKIIALNLRDLKYIDSSGIGSLVRCMNLALKSNIEFICYDINENVESIFKIAKLDQFISILTQEEFIKKYIKKQ, encoded by the coding sequence ATGCAAATTGATATACACAAAGAAGGACCATTACTAATATTTACGTTAAACGGTCGATACGATATTTCCGAAGTGCATAATTTTGAAACGGTTTATCGCCATCATATTGAAGATAATCCAAAAATTATTGCGCTTAACCTTCGCGACTTAAAATATATAGATTCGTCAGGCATTGGTTCTCTGGTACGATGCATGAATCTTGCCCTTAAAAGCAATATTGAATTTATTTGTTATGATATAAATGAGAATGTTGAAAGTATTTTTAAGATAGCTAAACTTGACCAATTTATTTCTATATTGACACAGGAAGAATTTATAAAAAAATATATTAAAAAGCAATAA
- a CDS encoding DUF72 domain-containing protein, with product MEQEQFYIGCSGWNYQHWRGVFYPVAVAKSKWLQYYATVFNTVEINATFYRQFKDSAYVNWYNKVPHGFCFSVKLSKYITHIKRLIDVNADVTTCVASASLLHEKLGVILIQLPPSLKFDASLVSDFLSVLPGNYRYAIEARHNSWMCDSSFSLLHHYNVAWCISDTAGRYPYYEEVTADFVYIRLHGSTQLYASNYSDNELHNWAEKILKWNKLTYCYFDNDFNAYAVYNALSLKKLLMLVRPSPCSDYM from the coding sequence ATGGAACAGGAACAATTTTATATAGGCTGTTCAGGATGGAATTATCAGCACTGGCGCGGTGTTTTCTATCCAGTAGCAGTTGCAAAGTCAAAGTGGCTTCAGTATTATGCTACAGTCTTTAATACCGTGGAGATTAATGCAACATTCTACAGACAATTTAAAGATTCTGCGTATGTAAACTGGTATAATAAGGTTCCACATGGATTTTGTTTCAGTGTGAAGTTGTCAAAATATATAACACATATTAAACGACTTATTGATGTTAATGCTGATGTAACAACGTGTGTTGCTTCTGCATCATTATTACATGAAAAGTTAGGAGTCATTCTTATTCAATTGCCGCCATCACTAAAATTTGATGCTTCACTGGTTTCTGATTTTCTGTCAGTATTACCCGGTAACTATCGCTATGCCATAGAAGCACGGCATAATTCATGGATGTGCGATAGTTCCTTTTCATTATTGCATCATTATAATGTGGCATGGTGTATATCAGATACTGCTGGAAGATATCCATACTATGAAGAAGTAACTGCTGATTTTGTGTACATACGATTGCATGGTTCAACACAATTGTATGCATCAAATTATTCAGATAATGAGTTGCATAATTGGGCAGAAAAGATTTTAAAGTGGAATAAATTAACATACTGTTATTTTGATAACGATTTCAATGCTTATGCAGTTTATAATGCGCTATCGTTAAAAAAATTATTAATGCTTGTCCGTCCTTCGCCATGTAGTGATTATATGTAA
- a CDS encoding glutamine--tRNA ligase/YqeY domain fusion protein, whose product MELPQATNFIEEIINEDLKNNVCTSIITRFPPEPNGYLHIGHAKSICLNFGIAQKYNGTCNLRLDDTNPEKEDVEYVESIKQDIQWLGFQWDGDVKHASDYFEQLYEWAKELIKKGKAYVCDMSAEEVAATRGTPTQPGKESPYRNRSVEENLELFERMKNGEFPDGSKTLRAKIDMASPNMHMRDPVMYRIKHAEHHRTGNRWCIYPTYDWAHGQSDYIEGITHSICTLEFEVHRPLYDWFLDQIATGQRPKQIEFARLNLTYTVMSKRMLLRLVQEGFVNGWDDPRMPTIAGLRRRGYTPDSIKNFAKLVGVAKKDSMVDIALLEHCIREDLNKRANRVMCVLNPLKVVILNYPDNQIEYVEGINNPEDPAAGTRNIPFSRVLYIERDDFMENPPKKFFRLSPGAEVRLRYTYFIKCVNVIKDSNGTITEIHCTYDPNTKEGYAPDGRKVKGTIHWVSAEHALPAEIRLYDRLFTREDPSEVEGDKDFTAYINPDSLKVVNGYIEPYVKGIQVYTNFQFERLGYFTVDPDSNKDKLIFNRTVTLKDTWAKIVQKEG is encoded by the coding sequence ATGGAACTACCACAAGCTACTAATTTTATTGAGGAAATAATCAACGAAGACTTAAAAAATAACGTTTGTACATCTATTATCACGCGCTTCCCTCCTGAACCAAATGGCTATCTTCATATTGGACATGCAAAATCAATATGCCTTAACTTTGGTATTGCTCAAAAATATAATGGTACATGCAATTTGCGTCTGGATGACACCAACCCTGAAAAGGAAGATGTTGAATATGTTGAATCAATTAAACAGGATATTCAATGGTTAGGCTTTCAGTGGGATGGTGATGTTAAACATGCTTCAGATTATTTTGAGCAACTGTATGAATGGGCCAAAGAACTTATCAAAAAAGGGAAAGCCTATGTATGTGATATGAGCGCCGAAGAAGTTGCCGCAACGCGTGGCACCCCTACCCAACCTGGCAAAGAAAGCCCATACCGCAATCGCAGTGTTGAAGAAAATTTAGAACTTTTTGAACGTATGAAAAATGGTGAGTTTCCCGATGGTTCAAAAACATTGCGTGCAAAGATAGACATGGCATCACCTAATATGCATATGCGCGATCCTGTTATGTATCGCATAAAACATGCTGAACATCATCGTACAGGCAATAGATGGTGCATTTACCCCACCTACGATTGGGCACATGGTCAGTCCGACTACATTGAAGGGATAACTCATTCTATATGCACACTGGAATTTGAGGTACACCGCCCATTGTATGACTGGTTTTTAGACCAGATAGCAACTGGGCAGCGTCCAAAGCAGATTGAGTTTGCACGCCTCAATTTAACCTACACCGTCATGAGCAAGCGTATGTTACTCAGACTGGTGCAGGAAGGCTTTGTAAATGGCTGGGATGACCCCAGAATGCCTACCATAGCAGGACTGAGAAGAAGAGGTTATACCCCCGATTCCATTAAAAATTTTGCAAAGCTTGTAGGCGTTGCCAAAAAAGACAGTATGGTTGATATTGCACTGCTTGAACACTGCATACGAGAAGATTTAAACAAAAGAGCTAATCGTGTTATGTGTGTTCTTAATCCCCTTAAAGTGGTTATTCTTAACTATCCTGATAATCAGATTGAATATGTTGAAGGCATAAATAATCCTGAAGACCCTGCTGCTGGCACCCGGAACATACCTTTTTCCAGAGTACTTTACATTGAGCGTGATGATTTTATGGAAAATCCGCCAAAGAAATTTTTCAGGCTTTCACCTGGTGCTGAAGTGCGTTTGCGTTATACGTATTTCATAAAATGTGTAAACGTCATCAAAGATAGTAATGGAACCATTACCGAAATTCATTGCACCTATGACCCTAACACAAAAGAAGGATACGCACCAGATGGCCGCAAAGTTAAAGGTACCATTCACTGGGTAAGTGCAGAACATGCTTTACCCGCTGAAATACGGCTTTATGACAGATTGTTCACCAGGGAAGATCCATCTGAAGTTGAAGGTGACAAAGATTTTACTGCTTATATTAATCCCGACTCTTTAAAAGTTGTCAATGGGTATATTGAACCTTATGTTAAAGGCATACAGGTTTACACTAATTTTCAGTTTGAACGCTTGGGTTATTTTACTGTTGACCCTGATTCTAACAAAGACAAACTCATATTCAATAGAACAGTAACACTCAAGGATACATGGGCAAAAATAGTACAAAAAGAAGGGTGA